One Temnothorax longispinosus isolate EJ_2023e chromosome 8, Tlon_JGU_v1, whole genome shotgun sequence genomic region harbors:
- the LOC139817655 gene encoding uncharacterized protein, translating to MKDLKFEKAIQVATSMELSEKDTLQLQNGSTSVKYIDSNDKKTEKKMQRKRKPATKFQKEKGESVNGSRSNTNTSANSNISCFRCGGSHLATKCTLDRSVKCHHYGTPGHLRKVCMAAKRAPANQVEEILVVKHPEFREKFFETITVEGKPLRFEV from the coding sequence ATGAAGGACTTAAAGTTCGAAAAGGCGATCCAAGTGGCTACCTCGATGGAGTTATCGGAGAAGGACACCCTACAATTACAAAATGGATCAACGAGCGTCAAATACATTGACTCCAATGACAAGAAGACGGAGAAGAAAATGCAGCGGAAGCGGAAGCCTGCCACGAAGTTCCAAAAAGAAAAGGGCGAATCGGTTAATGGCAGTAGATCTAACACGAACACAAGTGCAAATTCTAATATTTCCTGTTTCAGATGTGGCGGTAGCCATTTAGCTACAAAATGTACACTCGATAGGAGCGTTAAATGTCATCATTACGGGACACCAGGCCACCTGCGTAAAGTGTGTATGGCGGCGAAACGCGCGCCCGCAAACCAAGTAGAGGAAATATTAGTCGTGAAACACCCGGAGTTCAGAGAAAAGTTTTTTGAGACGATTACAGTCGAGGGTAAACCTTTGCGATTCGAAGTATAG